One Xenopus tropicalis strain Nigerian chromosome 8, UCB_Xtro_10.0, whole genome shotgun sequence genomic window carries:
- the btbd7 gene encoding BTB/POZ domain-containing protein 7, producing the protein MKSTKCQTVPGRANRQNVRVTDKMGANTSNYPHSCSPRVGGNSQAQQTFIGTSSYSHQGYGYESKLYSLDHGHEKPQDKKKKTSGLATLKKKFIKRRKSSRSADHAKQMRELLSGWDVRDVNALVEEYEGTAALKELSLQANLARPDARTLQKDMAELYEYKYCTDVDLIFQETCFPVHRAILAARCPFFKKLLSSSPEYGAEIIMDINTAGIDMPMFSALLHYLYTGEFGMEDSRFQNVDILVQLSEEFGTPNSLDFDLRGLFDYMCSYDAVLSFSSDSELVETFGAQSCLEDELRAHKAVLSARSPFFRNLLQRRIRTGEEITDRTLRTPTRIILDESIIPKKYAKVILHCMYTDVVDLSYVLHCSPSVGSLSEVQALVAGKPNMTRAEEAMELYHIALFLEFNMLAQGCEDIVAESISLDTLITILKWSSQPYGSNWVHRQALHFLCEEFSQIMTSDVFYELNKDHLLSVIQSDYLQASEHDILKYLIKWGEYQLMKRIADREPNLLSGTAHSVNKRGVKRRDLDTEELREILSPLLPFVRIEHILPLNSDILSDPMKRGLISTPPTDMLPTSEGGKSNSWLRQKNAGIYVRPRLFSPYVEEAKSVLDEMMVEQTDLVRLRMVRMSNVPDTLYMVNNAVPQCCHMINHQQISNSQTIPPTVVANEIPVPPLHVVKEMIRRLQELRHTEQVQRAYALNCGEGATVSYEIQIRVLREFGLSDTAAELLQNPHKFFPDERFGDESPLLTVRQSGRCRINSTPAAETMFTDIDPYVAFHPPLPPPPPPYQPPATPMHNQFKSGWKHRVPSQHPSRSFSYPCNHSLFHSRTIPKATPPTYLPGSKAVPPDCTNNTGLGRQTVAAAAAAAMAAEQQVCGEPVLNEFMPDIAMGVSTMTLKDRRLPELTVDTQLNQQVSELMTGPPPHISCISARHMHSARKKQSVEQKMEARESQTEYPDFYDFSNSACRPSTPVPSRHSPIPSQGIYFGPDLYSHSKLPSSSLKSAYRSSQISPKKQEDLRREYMFSQDSHSHRQKNEPLHLDVLEQPPQRLDLALATQENANHGPHHTRGRTKIETDLTYGLTSNRPLHPAYGSDLQEERSFRRIIDSDLLDHGAQRNMDLERDDAVGRERRSPNKPDFLYKKSAL; encoded by the exons ATGAAAAGTACAAAATGCCAAACTGTACCTGGAAGAGCCAACAGGCAAAATGTCAGAGTGACTGACAAGATGGGAGCAAACACATCAAACTACCCTCACTCGTGTTCCCCGAGGGTAGGGGGAAACTCGCAGGCACAGCAGACTTTTATAG GAACATCATCTTACTCTCATCAAGGCTATGGCTATGAATCAAAATTGTACAGCCTTGATCATGGTCATGAAAAACCACaggacaaaaaaaagaaaacgtCTGGCCTTGCTACACTTAAAAAGAAGTTTATTAAACGGCGTAAATCGAGCCGATCTGCTGATCATGCTAAGCAAATGCGAGAACTGCTATCGGGTTGGGATGTCAGAGATGTGAATGCACTTGTGGAAGAATATGAAGGCACAGCAGCCTTAAAAGAGCTTTCACTGCAAGCAAACTTGGCACGACCAGATGCCAGGACTCTGCAGAAAGATATGGCTGAACTTTATGAATACAAGTACTGTACAGATGTTGATTTAATATTCCAGGAAACATGCTTTCCTGTACATCGTGCCATATTGGCAGCAAGATGTCCATTTTTTAAGAAGTTGCTTTCATCATCCCCTGAGTATGGAGCTGAGATTATTATGGATATAAATACTGCTGGTATAGATATGCCTATGTTCTCTGCTCTTTTACACTACCTTTATACAGGGGAGTTTGGCATGGAGGATTCCAGATTCCAAAATGTAGATATCCTTGTACAACTAAGTGAAGAATTTGGTACACCAAACTCCTTGGACTTTGATTTGCGTGGTCTGTTTGATTACATGTGCTCTTATGATGCAGTTCTCAGCTTTTCTTCAGACTCTGAACTGGTGGAAACATTTGGAGCACAGAGTTGCCTAGAAGATGAACTCAGAGCTCACAAAGCAGTTCTTTCAGCCCGTTCTCCATTCTTCCGTAACTTACTGCAAAGGCGAATAAGGACAGGAGAAGAAATTACAGATAGAACATTAAGGACTCCAACTCGGATAATTTTGGATGAGTCCATAATACCAAAAAAATATGCAAAGGTTATTTTGCATTGTATGTATACAGATGTAGTTGACCTGTCCTATGTCTTGCACTGCAGTCCATCAGTTGGGAGCTTAAGCGAAGTTCAGGCTCTAGTAGCTGGAAAGCCAAACATGACCCGGGCTGAGGAAGCTATGGAGCTGTATCACATAGCACTGTTCTTAGAATTTAACATGCTGGCACAAG GCTGTGAAGATATTGTTGCTGAGAGCATCTCTCTTGACACACTTATCACCATTTTAAAGTGGAGCTCTCAGCCATATGGTTCTAACTGGGTTCATCGGCAAGCATTGCATTTCCTCTGTGAGGAGTTTAGCCAGATCATGACTTCGGATGTTTTCTATGAACTTAACAAAGATCACTTGTTAAGTGTAATCCAGTCTGACTATCTTCAG GCAAGTGAGCATGATATACTTAAATATCTTATCAAGTGGGGTGAATATCAGCTGATGAAAAGGATAGCAGATAGAG AGCCTAACTTACTGAGTGGCACAGCCCATAGTGTAAACAAGCGAGGTGTGAAAAGAAGAGACCTTGATACTGAAGAGTTGAGAGAGATCCTGTCTCCACTGTTGCCATTTGTACGCATTGAGCACATTCTCCCGTTGAACAGTGACATACTAAGTGACCCT ATGAAGCGAGGCCTAATAAGCACCCCTCCTACAGACATGTTGCCAACTTCAGAAGGAGGAAAATCAAATTCTTGGTTGCGGCAAAAGAATGCTGGAATTTATGTTCGCCCTCGGTTGTTCTCTCCGTATGTAGAAGAGGCCAAG TCAGTACTTGATGAGATGATGGTGGAACAGACGGATTTGGTTCGTTTGAGGATGGTTCGAATGTCCAATGTCCCAGACACACTCTACATGGTGAACAATGCAGTACCTCAGTGCTGTCATATGATTAACCACCAGCAAATAAGCAACAGCCAGACAATCCCTCCTACTGTGGTGGCAAATGAAATACCAG TTCCTCCTCTTCATGTGGTGAAAGAAATGATAAGACGGCTGCAGGAGCTTCGTCATACTGAGCAGGTTCAACGTGCATATGCCCTAAATTGTGGAGAAGGTGCTACAGTTAGTTATGAAATTCAGATAAGAGTTTTGAGAGAATTTGGTCTTTCAGATACAGCAGCAGAATTATTACAG AATCCTCACAAGTTCTTCCCTGATGAGCGGTTTGGGGATGAAAGTCCGCTTCTAACTGTGCGGCAGTCTGGAAGATGCAGGATAAATAGTACTCCTGCTGCTGAAACAATGTTTACTGATATAGACCCTTATGTGGCCTTCCATCCTCCACtgcccccaccaccaccaccttaccaaccaccagcgactcctatgcATAATCAGTTCAAATCTGGTTGGAAGCATCGAGTACCCAGCCAGCATCCCTCCCGCTCTTTCTCTTACCCCTGCAACCATTCACTCTTTCACTCTCGAACAATCCCAAAAGCCACGCCTCCCACATACTTGCCAGGATCAAAAGCAGTACCACCTGATTGTACTAACAATACTGGACTTGGGAGGCAAACAGTGGCAGCGGCAGCGGCAGCAGCAATGGCAGCAGAACAGCAAGTG TGTGGTGAGCCAGTTCTGAATGAGTTCATGCCGGATATTGCAATGGGTGTATCCACTATGACACTAAAAGACAGAAGATTGCCTGAACTAACAGTGGACACACAGCTCAACCAGCAAGTGTCGGAGTTGATGACTGGCCCTCCTCCACACATTTCATGTATTTCAGCCAGGCACATGCACAGTGCAAGGAAGAAACAGAGTGTAGAGCAAAAAATGGAGGCAAGAGAAAGCCAGACTGAGTATCCAGACTTTTATGACTTTTCAAATTCGGCATGCAGGCCATCTACCCCAGTCCCCAGTAGACATTCCCCTATACCCTCCCAGGGTATATATTTTGGTCCTGATTTGTACAGCCACAGTAAGCTACCATCAAGTAGCTTAAAATCTGCTTATCGCTCGAGCCAGATTTCTCCTAAAAAGCAAGAGGATTTGAGGAGAGAATATATGTTTTCCCAAGACAGTCATTCACACAGACAAAAGAATGAACCATTACACCTCGATGTCTTAGAACAGCCTCCACAACGACTAGATTTAGCTCTAGCTACCCAGGAAAATGCAAACCATGGTCCTCACCACACAAGGGGAAGAACTAAAATAGAAACTGATTTAACTTACGGCCTGACCTCAAACAGACCTTTGCATCCTGCCTATGGCTCTGATTTACAGGAAGAGCGATCCTTTAGAAGAATCATTGACAGTGATTTATTGGATCATGGTGCACAAAGGAATATGGACCTTGAAAGAGACGATGCAGTAGGCAGAGAAAGGAGGTCTCCAAACAAACCAGACTTTCTCTACAAAAAATCTGCTCTTTGA